A single window of Candidatus Latescibacterota bacterium DNA harbors:
- a CDS encoding (2Fe-2S)-binding protein, protein MSKRTKKIKVDIDNKIYRVDEESTILEAAQSNDIYIPTLCAHSDMTPFGGCRMCIVEVEGMRGFPTSCTTPVMDGIKIRTHTAQVQAERKEILQLILSEHTSSCLICEESDQCRESMVTIKKAGVTTGCRYCPSDSDCELQEVVEYLKIDDIGYPVYYRNLPVEKFDPFYDRDYNLCILCGRCIRMCQ, encoded by the coding sequence ATGAGCAAACGCACAAAAAAAATCAAGGTCGACATAGACAACAAGATTTACCGGGTCGACGAGGAATCAACGATTCTCGAAGCCGCACAGTCCAACGATATTTACATCCCCACCCTTTGCGCTCATTCGGACATGACCCCTTTCGGCGGGTGCCGAATGTGCATTGTCGAAGTCGAAGGTATGCGCGGATTTCCAACATCATGCACGACACCGGTGATGGACGGGATCAAGATCAGAACGCATACGGCCCAGGTCCAGGCTGAGAGAAAAGAGATCCTGCAGTTGATACTCAGTGAACATACATCCAGTTGCCTGATATGCGAGGAAAGTGATCAATGCAGGGAATCGATGGTCACCATCAAAAAGGCCGGGGTGACGACCGGCTGCCGATATTGTCCAAGCGACAGCGACTGCGAGCTTCAGGAGGTCGTCGAATACCTGAAAATAGATGATATCGGTTATCCTGTCTATTACAGGAATCTGCCTGTCGAAAAATTCGACCCATTCTACGACAGGGATTACAATCTATGCATTTTGTGTGGAAGATGTATCAGGATGTGCCAGGA